The following are encoded together in the Geobacter sulfurreducens PCA genome:
- a CDS encoding P-loop NTPase fold protein has product MADNMNYSSDAPISSPDKDRFSRWPFSKRISEVIAKRTDPSSIVIGLYGAWGDGKTTVLNFIEEALKTESNVICISRLLKLK; this is encoded by the coding sequence ATGGCAGATAACATGAATTACTCATCAGACGCGCCAATATCGAGCCCTGATAAGGATAGATTCTCCAGATGGCCTTTTTCCAAACGGATTTCCGAGGTCATCGCTAAAAGGACTGATCCAAGTAGCATCGTGATCGGATTATATGGGGCTTGGGGTGATGGTAAAACTACAGTTCTGAACTTTATTGAGGAAGCATTAAAAACCGAATCAAATGTAATATGTATTAGCAGGCTGTTGAAATTGAAATAG
- a CDS encoding IS5-like element ISGsu2 family transposase — MRGFDSNTEALFTYVTPESFVPKDHPLRAIRKMADEALAGMDKLFDSMYATTGRSSIPPEKLLKAQLLMILYSIRSNRQLVEQIHYNFLFRWFLGMGLDEKVWDHSSFTKNSDRLIGSEVAAEFLSRVLAQAERKRLLSREHFTVDGTLIEAWASIKSFKPKDGPPSAGGGGRNDTVDFKGQKLTNETHGSTTDPDARLYRKGKNKEAKLCYQGHTLMENRSGLIIRTKVTTATGCGERDAAKAMVQQLPRTTRRITLGCDKGYDTESFVKELRRLKITPHVAQNTSNRKSAIDGRTTKHPNYTISQKIRKRIEEGFGWMKTVGSLRKTMYRGIEKIAMQLDLHAAAYNLVRMKNLGLGVT, encoded by the coding sequence ATGCGCGGCTTTGACAGCAACACAGAAGCTCTCTTTACCTATGTGACACCTGAATCCTTTGTCCCGAAGGACCACCCCTTGCGGGCCATCCGTAAAATGGCCGACGAAGCCCTGGCAGGGATGGACAAGCTCTTTGACAGCATGTACGCCACAACCGGCCGCTCCTCAATCCCACCGGAGAAGCTCTTGAAAGCCCAACTGCTGATGATCCTCTACTCCATCCGCAGCAACCGGCAGTTGGTAGAGCAGATCCATTACAACTTCCTGTTCCGCTGGTTCCTCGGCATGGGCTTGGACGAGAAAGTCTGGGATCATTCCAGCTTTACCAAGAACAGTGACCGATTGATTGGCTCCGAAGTTGCCGCCGAGTTTCTTTCCCGGGTTCTGGCCCAGGCAGAGCGTAAGCGACTGTTGTCCCGCGAACACTTCACCGTTGACGGAACTCTCATCGAAGCCTGGGCTTCCATCAAGAGCTTCAAGCCCAAGGATGGACCTCCTTCAGCCGGTGGTGGCGGCAGAAACGATACCGTGGATTTCAAGGGACAGAAACTTACCAACGAAACCCATGGTTCCACCACTGACCCTGATGCCCGGCTCTACCGCAAGGGGAAGAACAAGGAAGCCAAGCTCTGCTACCAGGGACATACCCTGATGGAGAATCGTAGTGGCCTCATCATCAGGACCAAGGTGACAACGGCAACCGGTTGCGGTGAGCGCGACGCAGCAAAGGCCATGGTGCAGCAATTGCCAAGGACGACCCGACGGATCACTCTTGGCTGCGACAAAGGCTACGACACAGAATCATTCGTCAAAGAGCTGCGTAGGCTAAAGATAACGCCACACGTGGCCCAGAACACCTCCAACAGGAAATCGGCCATCGACGGCAGAACCACCAAGCATCCGAACTACACCATCAGCCAGAAGATCAGGAAACGAATCGAAGAAGGCTTTGGCTGGATGAAGACCGTGGGCAGCTTACGCAAGACGATGTACCGGGGAATCGAGAAGATCGCCATGCAACTTGATCTGCACGCTGCGGCCTACAACCTGGTTCGGATGAAAAACCTGGGTCTCGGTGTCACCTGA